The Lathyrus oleraceus cultivar Zhongwan6 chromosome 5, CAAS_Psat_ZW6_1.0, whole genome shotgun sequence genome includes the window ACCAGGTTGTTCAGCCAATAAGGGCTTTAGACCCTAGAAGATATCATGATCCAAGACGGCTAATGGTGAGACTTGGTGAAGCCAAGCAAATAGGGTCGAATATTAAACCCATTTCCTTCAAACCTAGTGTTGAAGGGTCAAATAGAAAGTGGGTCAAGCCAACTGATGGCAGGAAACACGGTCATGGAAAATGGCAGAACTTCGAAGTCGAAAGGGGTTCGTCATTGGCTTACCACAAGGAGGTTGGGGCTGACAAAAAAACCTCTCACGTGTCTGAGAACTATAAGGGAAAAAATCCTATGACAAGATCTTAATGGAGGAGAGAATAAAGAAGAAGGAAAGCCCAGAGAGAGGATGGTGAGAAGGATCAAGCTGAGTCAAGCACCAATGTGCCTTCGAAGCAAAGGGAAGACTCAAGCTTCGTCAAAAGAAAGCTCAATGACCCAGCAGAAACAACCAGAGATATACACAATCAAGTGGCCGCTGAAGATGAAATGTTAACTAACAACTTCGACTCAGGGTGGTGTCTGTGATGCTTAGGGAATTCGATCGGATTACTGAAGTCGAAGACAGTGACAGCATCACAGAGAGAGAAATGGTTGCTCACAAGCTAGTGTGTTACTATGTGATGAATAACGGCTGCATTGAAGAACATAATGCCTTCTTCGAGAGACCCAATGAGGCTATGAGGAGCCATCTTAAACCCCTACTCATCACTGGAAAATTCGAAGACGTCCTCGTTAATAAAGTATTGGTGGATTATGGAGCGACTGTGAATTTAATTCCTCATCACATGCTGAGGAAAATTGGAAAGTATGATACTGATGCCAAACCTCATAACATGATTCTTACCAACTATGAAGGTAAAGTGGGTTCTACCCTCGGAGTTATCCAAGTCGAGTTAACAGTAGGGACAGTCACAAGGTCCACAATGTTTATGATTGTGGAAACAAAGGCTAACTACAATCTATTGCTTGGAAGAGAATGGATACATGGGGGCGCAGTTGTCCCATCCTCGATGCACCAGAGGATAATAACTTGGCATCCAGATGGTATTGTAGAAAACATAGAGGCGGATCAAGGGTAGTTCAAAACCCCTATCAATCATACCGACTGACGCCAATTCGACAAACACTTGACCAATATAGCTCCCTGTGATTCGGCCGATTTTGCATTCACCCCTGATGACAACGCTTATTATTCCCTGTCACTGCACCCTTATGATGGTTTTTCACTGGGACAGAGAGGTAGTTGGCGAAGAGGACTTTGGAAATTTAGGAGCGTCTAGAATCGAGCCCATAGGATGGGGAAGTGAATTCAGTAATGATGACTGAGTTTGTGGCGCTAGAAAGGATttcggcttacatagccgaaaacaagaAACAGTTGGCCTTAGAGACCGAAGTCAAAAATATGGTTGTCAAAGCCAGTGAAGTTTCTCATCCAATAGGTCCTAGGAAGGACTTTGACCCAATGCCACCTGACATGGGTTAGAACGAAAAGCAAGACCAGAGGCTCGACGCTATCTACGATGATGAGCCTTTGGGTTTCGAGAAGGATCCGCTAGCAACGAACATTAAAATGTTGGCTCATGATCCACTCGAAGAAGTGGACTTGGGAGAGGGATTGATAAAAAGACCAACTTACATTAGTTCCAATATCCACCCACTACTAAAGGTCGAAGTAGTCCATTTGCTGAGAGAGTTCAAATACTGTTTCTCATGGGACTATGATGAAATGCCTGGTTTGAGCAGAGAGCTGGTCGAATTGAAGTTTCCAATCAAGCCTGGAAAGAAGCTTGTGAAGCAGAACCCACAGCGATTTTCAGCAGCAATACTTTCAAAGATTAAATAAGAAGTCGAAAGGCTCATTTGCTGCAATTTCATTCGCACAACCAagtatgtcgaatggttagctaaTATTGTGCCTGTTGTAAAAAAGAATGGTACTTTAAGGGTTTGTATAAATTTTAGAGACTTAAATACTGcaaccccaaaggatgaatattcaatgccagtggcagaaatgctagTCGGTTTTGCTGCAGGCTATGAATATTTAAGCATGCTTGACGGGTATTCTGGgtataatcaaatatttattgTTGAAGAGGATGTCCCAAAAACAGCATTTTGATGCCCTGGATCCTTAGGCACCTACGAATGggtggtgatgccttttggtttgaaaaatgctggggcaacctaccaaagagcgatgaattcgatcttccatgATTTTATAGAGACTTTTATGCAAATCTATATAGACGATATTGTcattaagtctgtttcagggaagAGTCACATATACCATCTTCGAATATCTTTTGAAAGGATGAGAAAGCATGGTCTGAAAATGAACCCTTTAAAATGCGTTTTTTGTATGCAGGCTGGGGATTTCTTAGACTTTGTGGTCCACAaaaggggatcgaaataaaccagaataagaccaaggccataatggaagcgaaagcgccatcaatAAAGAAAGGATTGCAATCACTACTAGGCAAGATCAATTTCTTGATGCGATTCATCTCAAACCTCGGTGGAAGACACGTGCTTTTTCACCATTGCTTCAACTCAACAAGAAAGGGTTCGAATGGGGGCAGGCTCAACAAGAAGCATTTGATAAGATTAAAGCATACTTGAGTCATCCACCAATCCTAACACCCCCTTGTAGAAATAAAAGTATGAGATTGTATATATTTGCGTCTGACAAGACTTTAGGGAGCATGTTGgctcaagaggatgataatggtgtcGAAAAAGTCATCTATTACCTCAGTAGAGTCTTAAATAatgcagaaactaggtataacatagttgaaaatttgtgtttatgcttgtatttctcttgtacaaaattcaagcattatataaaacctgttgatgtttatgtttcatctcatttCGACGTTATTAAACATATGCTATCCAAACTAATTTTGCATAGTTGAATTGGGAAATGAGTGTTAGCATTAACCGAATTTTCTTTAACATACATGCCATTAAGGGCTGTTAAAGGACAAGTGGTAGCAGATTTTATAGTCGACCACTCCATAGATGTAAATGCACTGGACTATCTCGAATTAGAACCTTGGAAGTTGTACTTCGATGGGTCTAGTCACAAGGATGGTACATGCATAGGAgttgtaattatttctcctaataaaattccaacaagATTCAAGTACAAAGTGTAGGGTCTCTGCTCAAACAGTGAGGCTGAATTTGAAACCCTCATAGCCGGACTTGAAatattgttggaattgggggtaactcgagtcgaaataatgggtgactcagAGTTAGTCATAAAGAAGATCACAAAGGAATATAGATGTATTAAGGAGATTTTAATTATGTACTTCATAATAGCCAGTCACCTGCTAAAAATATTTGAAATGGCTACTATTCGACACATACCTCGACTAGAAAATCAAGTGGCTAACGATTTGGCTCAGATTGCATCCgggtataaaatttcaaaagaaaaattgcAAAAAGTCATTGAAGTCAGAGGAAAGGTCCAGGCAACCAGATTAACACCTCTAGACTTAGAAAAGACAAAGCTGGGATACGCTGACGAGGGGAACTTCGAAATATTGGCAATAGACAATCTGATAGATGGATATTGGAGGAAACCAATAGTGGTGTATCTACAGAATCCAACAGCGTCTACTGATAGAAAAACCATGTATCGAGCATTGAATTACGTTCTTTTGGGTATAGATTTGTTTAAAAAGTCTCCTGAGGGAATTTTGCTTAAGTGCCTCAGTGAGTCAGAGGCATACTTAGCCCTTTCGACTGTCTATAGTGGAGCGTGTGGGGCACACCAAGTTGGTCATAAGATGAAATGACTTTTATTTCGCCAAGGGATGTATTGGCCTActatgttgaaagattgcattgaatttgaAAAGGGATACTAAGAATTTCATATACATGCAGGCATACAACACGTTCCTGCAAGTGAATTGAAATCTATCATCAATCCTTGGCCATTCAGAGGTTGGGCTTTAGATTTAATTGGGGAAATTCGAGCACCATCATCTAAAAGTCAAAGATATATACTGGTGGCCGTTGATTATTTTATgaaatggatcgaagctatacCCTTACCAAATGTGAATCAGGAGGATGTGATCGAGTTTATCCAGAAACAAattatttatagatttggaatcccaGAGACTGTTACAACAAATCAAAGGTCAGTATTCACTGGTCGGAAAGTGCAAGAATTTGCCAAAGAAATGGGTTTCAAACTATTAACTTCGAATCCTTATTATGCTCGGGCTAATGGACAAGTCGAAGATGCCAATAAAGTGATCATTGGTTTGATTAAAAAACATGTGGGGAAGAAGCCTAGAAATTGGCATGAAACTCTAGATCAGATTTTATGGGCATGTCGTACCTCTCCCAAAGAAGCCACTAAGTCGACCCCTTTTCGGCTAACTTTTGGCCACGATGTTGTTCTACCAGTAGAAATTCACCTACAATCTATAAGGATTCAAAGGCGCCATGAACTTCCAACAGAGTCATATTGGAGCATGATGTTGGATGAATTGGTTGACTTAGATGAAGAAAGGTTAAATGCCTTGGAGTTATTAAAGCAACAAAAGAAGAGAATAGAAATCTCTTATAACAAGAGGGTAAAAGTCAAAAGTTTTTCGCCTGAAGACTTGGTCTGGAAAGTGATCTTTCCAATAGATCGAAAGGATAGAGCCTTAGGGAAGTGGTCCCCGAAGTGGGAAGGCCCTTTTCAGATTTTGCAAGTATTTTCCAATGGTGCCTATGAAATCGAAGAGCTTAATGAAGACAAAAGAATTCTAAGAGTTaatgggaaatatttgaaaaaatatacACCAGTGCTCCAAGAGATAAAAATAAGAGACGAATAGTTATATATAAGTGAATCAAAGCCAATATGGTAAAAATGCGAAAATGGTTACATTAGATTCAAAGGCCCAAAGGGCCAATATTCGTTACAATTAAAATTTCTCATTACATTAGAAATAGACAAAATGGAAAAGAGAAAGGTTAGAAAGGAAGGTTGGCCTTGATCTGAAGGTACTTGGCTTTAAGAAGCTCCAGACGTTTCTCGCATAAAGACCTCTTCAATCGGAGGAGTTTAAGGTCAGACTCAAGTTGTCGAGCCTGTTTGACAAACTCCATGCCAAATGCTAGCTCTTTAGCTATTAAAGCATCATCAAACTCTAAGAGTTAATTTTTACTTCTTTCTGCATCATAAATCTTCGCCTGAAGTTCTTCTATTTGCTTCCTCCAAGAAGCAATGTCACGATCATGGCCTTCGATCTTTTCTTTGTTCTTTTATTTGGTATGCTCCAATTCCATCGCCTATTGGTAGAATCGGTGACAGCATCCCAGACAGCAGCCTCAGAACCAGACTTCTTCTCAATTTCTCTTGTAAGCTGAGGTAGCAACTTAAGATCTGCGACAGCCTGGTCGATCATAGTCCCTATCTCCAATATAACTTTGGCAACTTCAGGAGAAGTTTCCAACAGGTCGACTTGGTTAAGAAGAGCCTTTAGGGTCAAAGGGGAAGAAGGATCAGCCAGCAGTAGTAGGAACAAGTCACCTTTGAAGAATTTGTCTTTAATCTTGGAAAGTAGTTCATCTGCAGGAGTGCTCGAAGGTTGATCTTCAGACACTGAAGTAGTGCTAAGGCTTTTGTAAGAGGAGCTTTCCCTGCAGCTTAACATAGCCTTCAAATACTCAAGGGGTTGGCTTCGTTTCATAATAGCCAGCGTTTCTGCAGAAATACCCTCAGTGCTACTTGTCGAAACTCCTCCCGTTGGAACAACTGCAGTAGTTGGAGTAACAAGAGTCTCATGTTGAGCTTGCCCTTCGCCTGTATCGGCTTCCCTCCCTTCAAAGCCTTCGTCATTGTCAGGGACTGAAATTTGGTTGCCTTTGTTCTCCTCCTCCATAACCGTATCCTCGACATTGCCACTTTCTCCCTAAGGATTGAATGTTCTTTCGACGTTATGTAAATCATCTTCAGGAGTATCTTCATCTTCAACTAATTCAACCATAACCATGGGTTTTGGATTCCCTCCAGCCTCACCTTCTTCGATCGAAGCAGTTTCATGATCGGAGTCGCTAGTGTGAGAATGTTGGGTATCAGTCTTCGGTGGTGAAGCATCAAGGTCACCAGAGGGAGGTTGGTTAATCTCACTCATAGACCCTTTTTCAGACGATGGTCGATAAGTGGGTTCACAAGCACTATTTAAAACATATGTTATAGAGGCTGGCGCGAAGGAGGTTGTAGTCTTGGTTCGAACGGTGGTGCTTACGCCACCCTGAAATCAATACAATCGAAACCATGAATGACGAAAGACGGTAAATAAACTATGTAAGGCAAAAGGAAGTTTGTTTTACCTTGTCACCATCGACCACAGGGCTAGAGTTGTCACTCTCACTTTGGGCCGCTGTTATCTTCGCCATCTCTTCAGGAGTGGGCTCTTAGATAGTAGGTGAATAAGGCCCCTTCCTTGGGAGTTTTACTGGAGGCTGGCTCGAAGTATCAATGGCATTTGGTTGTTGCTTCCTCTTCCTGCAAGTTAGGTCGAGAACTGGCGACAAATCCTCTTCTTCAGACTCTATTATGACGGGGATCTCAGCAGGTTTTTGGATTTTAATGGGGCTTATAGGAGGTTTTCGAGTGGCCTGAGTTAAGAATGGGAATGTTAGCATAATTAAACAGAACAAAAGCAAAAAGAAATAAGAAAGCGAAAGTATACCTTTATAGGGTTGCTACCTCCCTCATTCTTCGATTCGACGGATCTCCTATTGGTGGGTTTCTTAGGAGGAACTATGATGGCTAAACAATAAAGTAACATAAATCAGTTAGTGTTAGTTAAGAGTAAATAGCCTGAAAAGGGAATGTGCTTCACAGGAAACCTCATGtgtcacaccttcatatatgtcCGACTCGACTCGAACATCTTCGATCCCTATATGAAGATGCCCTTTAAAACTGTCTAGAGTATGCTTAGTCACAACCACCCGCTGAGCCTTTTTCTAGGACTGTTGTCGAAGTATTTTAATAGAGTCTCCACAAATAAACTAATCTGGAAATGGAGGGGCAAGGGCCACTCCAAAGTCAACATTAGGCAGTGGAGGAAATTTTGGGGGAAACAATTCAAAAGCCACTTCATAGCGTTTCTCATGAGGAACGTATGAAGGAATCTTTagatttttcattttatttgaaaaaattcTTTGAGGGTGACAGCTGCTTTGtggatggttcgactaagatcatcaggccTATAGGCAGTTTTAAAGTAGTTTTGAAAAGCTTGGATTTCTTTTATAAGCATGTAAGTACCTTTTCTGGTCTTTTCCTGCACGAGAAGAAAATCTATGTCAAAAAGTTGAATGAAGGAAGAGACATCACATAATTCCTCAATGTAGTATTTAGTCCACCATCTCCTAAACTCTCGACTGCAGAGGAAGTTAGGCTTGAAGTTAAACAGAGTAAGTTGGGTTCTGCCAGTTTATCTGGCTATTTGCTTGAGGGTAGTAGCTTTATTATTGACTTCATTATGGATAAGGAGACTACCCTTTTGTCATACAGGCACTTTGGAAGAACCTGAATTAATCCAAATTGTCGAGCGACAAGGTTGGGTTGATAGGTTATCAAAGTAACCTGAACCTTCGAAGGATTAAGTCGAAGGGTTAGAATCTTGGGGGTCAAAAAGGCTTCCCAAATCAGTAAAGATTTTGTTTATTGTTTCTTGGATGGAGATGGGAAAGTCCTGGTAAACCATTTGGGACCGTACTTTCTGAAGGCAAATGGGGCCATGCTCGAAGTGAAAACATGGCACTTGGCAAACATCATTATGTAGCTCATGAAAGTCGGTTGAAGGGCTTGTTCTTCATCATTAGGAGTCAGTTGAGCTAGTCTCGTGCCTTCGACCCTTCTGTTCTTAACCTCCTCAGCATCTTCGTCGACGAGGCCTTTATTCGGCAGACTAGCCTCGACAGTGGCATTGAGCCAGAGTTGCAATAGCCAGAAAATGCCATAAAGGAGAAGATTCCCTTTGTCGCCCAAATTCTTCAATTGAGCAACTCCATTGATCAATGATTCATAAAGACTTTCCAAGATCATCTCACTTAGACAAATATCATGCCCAGCGTATAGTTGATTCGCCAAAGTGAGATATTTCTTGGCAACCTGCAAGGAATTCGAACAGAAAACAGAATGTGACAACCACAAGGCCAAGAAAGCTATATGCTCTAGATTGGAGGAGGTGTCAGTATCTTTATCATGATAGTGGGTAATGTGCGTCAAATAGGCTGCTCGAGTAGTCGAAAAAGCTATGGTGTCTGCAGCATCGATCTCAGGATCATAGGTATGTCGAGTAGGTTTCAGCCCTGTGATAGTAGCCAAGTCTAAGAGGGTTGGCATGGCCATACCACAAGGAAGGTGGAAAGTATAGTGTGTATTGTCCCAAAAGTATAGTGTGTATTGTCCCAAAAGTACAACGAAGAAATCAACATAGGGGTATTCAACAACATGATAAGGTCATAAATGCCTGTGTTTTTCCAGTCCTGAGCCTTAGCTTTCTATATTTTCTTTAACCAATCTAAATAATCAGTGGGATATTTAAATATGGGGGTGGCGCGGAAAGCTCTAAATCCATTATTCATAAACCTTAAATCTATAACATCACCAGCCTTAGGGTTTTCAGTGGTGGTTATTTTAGTTCTAGGGTTTTTGCCCTATAGGCTTGCATTTGtgataaaaaggaaaaaaactCTCTAAGCTTACTATGATCAACATCTAAATCAACTAGGGGTCTAGATAATGCATGATTCTTTCTACAAACAGAGACGGGAATGAGTACCTGAGAAGCATAAATTATGCGATGTTCTTCTGTTTTGGGCTCTGGCATGTATTGTTGGTTGCCAACCGCGAGTGGAGCAGACAAGGTAGTGAAAGGAGGAAGTTATGAAGAAAGAAAGGCTAGAGTGTTTGGAAATCCAGAAAGCGTAAAAATGTGAAATGGCTAAGTTTGTGGGTTTTATAGGCGTGCCTGGAAGAGAAAACGTTTCAAATCAGCATTAATAGTTGACAAGTTAGTGGGACACGTGTCTTCCTTGGGCAGTGTGATGGAGATGTTAATTAATGTCTGAACCCACGTTTTCCAAGAGTCTAAGAAATGTGATGAGTGAAAAGATTCGGTTGTGGGCTGAAAAGACGTGGTTAGGAAAAATATAATGATGACCCTGACGTCACCAGACAATTGGAGAAACTGAAAAGTTTTGCAAACATTGGGACACTTGGCACAATGTCAGAGTTGTTAAGGCGTCGAAATAAGGTCTCAAAAAATGTCTTTTTCTCACAAATGTCGAAAATAATATTTTTGaggggcaatttgttagctcatAATTTCGACGCCCATTAAAGAATTACCAAAAAAGGAATTCTTATGTAGAGATGCTTCAATTAGGAGGTGATGTTCGACCAGGTAGAGGTGTTTCGACTAGATAACGGTAGTAAGAGTCAACATACAGTTGAGACTTCAGAAATATATCTTAAAGTGGTTGAGGACGGTTTTCAATTaaagattcaaaattcaaataaagggAGGGAACTTGGCTCTGATCTGGAACTGTTAGGGGTACACGTGGAGCATAGTGGGTAGTTACGTCCATGCAAGGCACCATGtgtctcgacgtgattgaaggACCATCAGAAACGTTTATCTCGATCCAGTATAAATAaagggtcttagtgttaggaaAAGGGTGTGTCAAAGTGTGTACAAAATCTATAAATTTACCAAGTACTCGTGTGAAGAAGAATCATAAATCACATCATGTATGTTTGTTTACACCATTGTTAGTTATTTTAAAGCAATACAAATTTATCTTTACTTTTCTTTCAGAAATACATTTCTTTACTTCTTCATTCCAAACACTCTTCTTTCACTTCGTCATTTACAGTCTTAAGATTTCTTTGCTTTAAACACTTACTTTTATCAGCTGGTTATTATCACAAGTCCTTTACAATTTCTCTAATTCATATTAGCCTTTTTTTATAAGTTATTAAACACTAGTTCTACGCGTACTGTCGAGGTGTTCGTTATTACCAAAACTCATTTTTAaaacaattagcacatgtcctaggatcaattTGATCGATCCTGCGAGTAACCAAATTTAGAAttttggaagatcagcggttgtttaccaattttcaaggtaaacaccatgatgatgttgcagtttggacagcaaaaacatcaattatccggttcactactgtggagatgcaccaaagtgaccgtgtaaaactgcagttcagcatgcaacaacaaattccagaacctctgatgtgtttgggagattggcatcaacAAGAGTCGATGGCCAATGGGATTATTCAGTGTAGAGAGACTTCGTAAAAGAGATGTGTCATCATTGGAGGAATCGACTGCAACACATCTTAAATGAAGCAATCATACATGatgctagaccaactcaacattatatgtcatggtttaggtcggttacaacgtCACAACTTGTGTCTaagccaaggtatttgattgatccacgccaacaagcttcgtcatcatacgcccaaTAACAAATCCTCgtccaagaacaatgtcaacccaccaaaatctaacgaccaacctcacaccatcaccctaccatatacaccTAACCACCAAAGATCCAACCTCGTAATcaattcatgccacacacccaaactcaaaaccaggaatcaaaccctaaccaccaacaaccatacgcagcctccacaacagtctatagcccagatgattcatatgatTCAACGTCATGgcatcgtagccccccaccaatgaacaTCCAAACATCCCATCGCCCCAATAtccaaccattgtttgactttagTACACCGCATGAACtattgcttcgtttccaaaacgattcaatgtcccaattagggcaaccataccgtccacaatacacccaaccacaatgacccaactacgacaacatgggcaTCGAACTCAATTACGGAAGCACCGTTGGCAACAACCCCCCAACTATTGGGGACAAATGATGACAAATCTATCAAATACCATTGGACCTTCCACCGaaccttcacaccagccaccgttgcatcatgtcagcactcaaagaccccaaacaccttaagaaaatcgtgggagaccaCGATGACAGGCTAACACACatggatgtggaacagggggacgtttcaatcgggcgggtcattgattttcttgtcaattttatgtatttttactttataatataatataatttttaatttaagtatttagtttaattaattataattataaaattaaaaattaaaaaaaatgaaaagtgcatgtgccacatgcattggcgcatacaCTGATGTAGTGTATGCATGCACTAATGCATGTGGCATCAAGGCATGCATGCGTCAATGCATGTGGCATCAAGGCATGCATGCGTCAGATGCATGGGCGCCTAAGCCCAATAACATTGCAAGCATGTGTCAGATGTTTGGGCGCCTCCTTTGAATGGTAATTGGATGCGCCAGTTCAACTGACGCATCAGTAATAAAAGGTGGTTATTTTGgtaattaatttaaaaaattaattaatttaatatttaaattgaaaaaaaaatattttaataaaaaatcaGAAGATTCCATCATTTCCTGTATGAAGAAAAGCTTCTCTCCTTGTTTCTCTTTGGAGTAACTGCTATTTTTATGCATCAAGCTATACATATACACTACACATGTATGTCACAACAAAATAAAGCATTGCTGCATTTTTTCAGCATGAAAGGTGAAATCCCTTTCTCTCAACTTTGAACCaaacataaaccctaattttgtgggTATATAAGTTAATATATAACATTCATTAAAGGAGACTTTTAGAGGTTGTTTTGCTGCATAAAAACACAAAGAAAACTCTTGTAAAAACTTAGAAAAAACCAGAAAGGATAACACAAGACCACCATCTTCACACTATTCATCATCTCCAACCTAGCACCAACCACCATTTCTTCACATACTCAAACCATAATGTCATAATACCTCAAAAGAAAATCTCCACCACCTTCATTTTTATCAACAACAAACATCACCATCTTCAACTTGACTTCACTCATTGTAAGTTTGTAATTTGTTTATCATGGTGTAGTTGTTATAATTTGTAGTGTAATGTGTGTTCTTATTAATTGTGTGGTGTTGCTTGTGTGTAGAATATAAGCTATTGTGTTATGAGTATCATCATAATAGTTATGAATATTATATCATGTTAAAGTGATATCTATGCTTGGAGTGACTATTTTGTTGTGTGTTTGTGCTGTTGTATATGACAATATGATATGTAGTGATGAAATATGTGAATGAGATGTTTGTGTTTAGCTAAGTAAGTGTGTAATAGTTTTGTACTAATCACGTTTGTGTGCTGCAATAAcaagttttttttttattattttatttcactttatataaaaaacaaacactatttgtatatttttttatttaaaaaagaaaattcatatttttttaaattcaaattgGAAATTAAAAAGTCTTATTTATAAGAATTTAGTTTAGATGCATTGATGGTGTAAAAAAAGTTTTACACTATCATCTAATAAAAAAAGTTTTACACTATCATCTAATAAT containing:
- the LOC127080805 gene encoding uncharacterized protein LOC127080805 produces the protein MLREFDRITEVEDSDSITEREMVAHKLVCYYVMNNGCIEEHNAFFERPNEAMRSHLKPLLITGKFEDVLVNKVLVDYGATVNLIPHHMLRKIGKYDTDAKPHNMILTNYEGKVGSTLGVIQVELTVGTVTRSTMFMIVETKANYNLLLGREWIHGGAVVPSSMHQRIITWHPDGIVENIEADQG